The following proteins are encoded in a genomic region of Leucoraja erinacea ecotype New England chromosome 21, Leri_hhj_1, whole genome shotgun sequence:
- the LOC129707450 gene encoding protein snail homolog Sna-like has product MGFDRSICAVGSRGLQLCINHLLEPTSPSSSLASLGATRRLEEGGTNATPPPPTAGPAPNIYTRTRTPSTSYLGALTLGGRGGLSQTRSLLSLDLGAYRQTGNLKMPRSFLIKKHFSTSKKPNYGELDSQTVIISPFLYEKYPVPAIPQPDILSSAAYYPAIVWDAGLISSFCSADIEANLAGKQIDSQSADSAKRCKPHDLASLSSEEEDGKTSDPPSPDSSATEAEKFQCNQCTKSYSTFAGLSRHKQLHCEVQARKSFNCKYCEKEYVSLGALKMHIRSHTLPCVCKICGKAFSRPWLLQGHIRTHTGEKPFSCPHCNRAFADRSNLRAHLQTHSDVKKYQCKNCSKTFSRMSLLHKHEETGCCAAR; this is encoded by the exons ATGGGGTTCGATCGGTCTATCTGTGCAGTGGGATCCCGAGGTTTGCAGCTTTGTATAAACCACCTGTTGGAACCAACAAGCCCCTCCTCGTCTCTCGCTTCCCTTGGTGCCACCAGGCGATTGGAGGAGGGTGGGACAaatgcaactccccctcctcccacagccGGCCCGGCACCCAATATTTACACCAGGACGCGTACACCTTCCACAAGTTATCTCGGCGCACTAACACTGGGTGGACGAGGTGGATTGAGTCAAACGCGCTCGCTGCTTTCATTGGACTTGGGAGCCTACAGGCAAACGGGGAATCTCAAGATGCCGAGGTCTTTTCTTATCAAGAAGCATTTCTCAACCAGTAAGAAACCCAATTATGGAGAACTGGACAGCCAGACAG TGATCATCTCTCCGTTCCTCTATGAGAAGTACCCGGTCCCTGCTATCCCACAGCCCGATATCCTCAGCTCCGCCGCCTACTATCCCGCCATCGTATGGGATGCAGGGTTAATCTCCAGTTTCTGCTCGGCTGACATCGAAGCCAATCTCGCCGGCAAACAGATCGATTCGCAGTCGGCGGACAGCGCGAAACGGTGCAAACCTCACGACCTGGCGTCGTTGTCGAGCGAGGAAGAGGACGGGAAGACGTCGGACCCTCCCAGCCCCGACTCGTCCGCCACAGAAGCGGAGAAGTTTCAATGCAACCAGTGCACAAAGTCGTACTCCACTTTCGCTGGGCTCTCCAGACACAAACAGCTGCATTGCGAGGTCCAAGCGCGGAAGTCCTTTAACTGCAAGTACTGTGAGAAGGAGTATGTGAGTTTGGGGGCACTCAAGATGCACATCAGGAGTCACACGCTGCCGTGTGTGTGTAAAATCTGCGGCAAGGCTTTCTCCAGACCCTGGCTGCTACAGGGACACATCAGGACACACACTG GAGAGAAGCCCTTTTCCTGCCCTCATTGCAACAGAGCATTTGCAGATCGATCCAACCTCAGAGCCCATCTGCAGACTCATTCAGATGTGAAAAAGTATCAGTGCAAAAACTGCTCCAAGACTTTCTCCAGAATGTCTCTTCTTCACAAACACGAAGAAACAGGATGCTGTGCAGCTCGTTGA